In Halothermothrix orenii H 168, the sequence TTTATTAGCAAGCCTTTCCAGGGTTTTTTTACGCCGTTCCCGGTATCCCTCTGCATCTAACAATACCCTGGTATACTTTTTTAATTCCCTATTAACAACCAGGGATGTAAGATATTGTAGGGCATCAAGGGTTTCACCACGATAACCTATTATAATTCCAAGATTATCGCCACTTATATTAAGATAAACCTGGTCATAGTCTGTTTTTTCTTCTATTACTTCAACCCTGGTTGCCACCGGTATTTTTTCAAGGACATCTTCTAAAAAATCCAGGGCAATAGATGCGGGATTTACTTTTGGCTTTACTTCAACAACAGCGTTTTTACCACCAATTAATCCAAAAATACCTTTAGAACCCTCATCTATAACTTTAATCTCAGCTTCATCACGTGTAATATTTAATTTTTGCAAGGCCTGTTCAACGGCATCTTCAACAGTTTTCCCTTCCTGCCTGACAACATCCATTATTCTCCTACCGCCCCCTTCATTTCAGGGTCTTGATAAATAATATACTGTTGAATTACAGTAAGTACAGTCTGAGTCAACCAGTACAATAAGACCCCGGCAGGTAATTTAAATCCAAACCAGAGTATAATAAACGGCATTACCCACATAATAGCATTATTTTGACTGTTATTACCGGTCCATTTCTGGGTCAAGTAAGTCTGTCCTATCATAGCTATTACATTAATTATAATTAAGGTTATATCCGGGGTGGCCAGGCTACCCTCAGTTAAATTCCCTATCCACAGGAAAGTAGCCTCTTCAGGGGCCATTATATCCTTCAAACCGGAAATAGCCCGGAAGAGAGGCCAGATAATAAATAACTGTAAAATCATTGGAAAACATCCAGCTGCAGGGTTTACATTATGTTCCTGATATAATTTCATCATCTCTTCCTGTTGTTTTTCTTTATTATCTTTATACTTCTCCTGAATTTTTTTCATTTCAGGTTGCAAATCCTGCATAGCTTTCATTGATTTTGTCTGTTTTGCAGTTAGAGGATAAAGCAATAATTTAATAAATATTGTTAGAATAATAATAGCCAGTCCATAATTGTGTACCCAGTTGTTTAGTAAGATTAGAGTATCAGTCATTATTTCAGTTAACCATCCCATATTTTTTCTCCTCCTATTCTAAGGGGTCATAACCTCCGGGGTTAAAGGGGTTACAACGTAAAATTCTTTTTATTGCCAGCCAGGTCCCTTTAATAACTCCATACCTGGATATGGCTGCTTTAGAATATTCTGAACAGGTTGGATAAAAACGACAGGTTTTAGGAAACCAGGGGGAAATAGCTTTCTGGTAAAACCTGATTAAACCAATAAACACTTTTTTGAAAAGATTCCTTATCACAGAAGACACCTTCTCCCCAGAAGTCGGGCTCTTTTTAACAACTGATGGACATCTTTCTTTAAGTCATGGTAATCGAGGCTTACCGAAGGCTTGCGCCCAATAAAGACCAGATCATAACCGGATTTTATATTATCAGTCAGCCTTATTATTTCCTTAAGTCTCCTACGAAGTTTGTTTCTAACCACTGCTTTTCCAACCCTTTTGCTTATGGAAAATCCAATTCTGTTTTTATCAAGGTTATTAGGGTAGTAA encodes:
- the jag gene encoding RNA-binding cell elongation regulator Jag/EloR, translated to MDVVRQEGKTVEDAVEQALQKLNITRDEAEIKVIDEGSKGIFGLIGGKNAVVEVKPKVNPASIALDFLEDVLEKIPVATRVEVIEEKTDYDQVYLNISGDNLGIIIGYRGETLDALQYLTSLVVNRELKKYTRVLLDAEGYRERRKKTLERLANKLARKAIRVGRKVVLEPMPPHERRIIHMTLKDSEQVYTYSEGQEPYRRVLIAPRMEKDNG
- the rnpA gene encoding ribonuclease P protein component, which codes for MDSLKNSDFKRVYSKGKSLASRYLVLYYYPNNLDKNRIGFSISKRVGKAVVRNKLRRRLKEIIRLTDNIKSGYDLVFIGRKPSVSLDYHDLKKDVHQLLKRARLLGRRCLL
- a CDS encoding YidC/Oxa1 family membrane protein insertase, with protein sequence MGWLTEIMTDTLILLNNWVHNYGLAIIILTIFIKLLLYPLTAKQTKSMKAMQDLQPEMKKIQEKYKDNKEKQQEEMMKLYQEHNVNPAAGCFPMILQLFIIWPLFRAISGLKDIMAPEEATFLWIGNLTEGSLATPDITLIIINVIAMIGQTYLTQKWTGNNSQNNAIMWVMPFIILWFGFKLPAGVLLYWLTQTVLTVIQQYIIYQDPEMKGAVGE
- the yidD gene encoding membrane protein insertion efficiency factor YidD; this translates as MIRNLFKKVFIGLIRFYQKAISPWFPKTCRFYPTCSEYSKAAISRYGVIKGTWLAIKRILRCNPFNPGGYDPLE